The proteins below are encoded in one region of Methanoculleus taiwanensis:
- a CDS encoding TrmB family transcriptional regulator yields the protein MSEPRDIPADIIESLKSLGLTKYEALVYIGLLKVAGATATEIHEISGVPRASVYPVLDRLMQKGLVSVSHTTPRRFNATPPDEGVGTLMHRIEEDAAAAREALVAIYQAKHEDDRGDQELIWSLYGQENIVARLAEAFRNAKRSISMVVNNDLLADAILPLLLSCPNPVAVEVVTDACVGEVPDGMVVHVHHHCMKSGNCGHAEKRMPLENAGVFIVDGEKVLVWMGSAGEAPSALYSESAGFVQFFNRYWTNIRDWMALGDQ from the coding sequence ATGAGCGAGCCTAGGGACATTCCTGCAGATATTATCGAATCTCTCAAATCACTGGGGCTTACCAAGTACGAGGCCCTTGTCTATATCGGGCTCCTCAAGGTTGCCGGCGCTACGGCGACCGAGATCCACGAAATCTCGGGCGTGCCCCGCGCATCGGTCTATCCGGTTCTCGATCGGCTGATGCAGAAGGGTCTTGTCAGCGTCTCGCATACCACGCCCCGGCGGTTCAACGCGACGCCGCCCGACGAGGGGGTAGGAACGCTGATGCACCGGATCGAGGAGGATGCGGCGGCCGCCCGCGAAGCGCTCGTCGCGATCTACCAGGCGAAGCACGAGGATGACCGGGGCGACCAGGAACTGATCTGGAGCCTGTACGGGCAGGAGAATATTGTCGCCCGTCTTGCCGAGGCCTTCCGGAACGCGAAACGGAGCATCTCCATGGTCGTCAACAACGATCTCCTGGCGGACGCGATCCTTCCCCTTCTCCTATCGTGCCCGAATCCTGTCGCCGTCGAGGTTGTCACCGACGCCTGTGTGGGCGAGGTGCCGGACGGGATGGTGGTTCACGTCCACCACCACTGTATGAAGTCCGGGAACTGCGGGCATGCTGAGAAGAGGATGCCGCTTGAGAACGCGGGCGTCTTTATTGTCGACGGTGAAAAAGTGCTTGTCTGGATGGGCTCGGCCGGTGAGGCGCCTTCCGCCCTCTACTCCGAATCCGCCGGGTTCGTGCAGTTCTTCAACCGCTACTGGACGAATATCCGGGACTGGATGGCGCTCGGCGATCAGTAG
- a CDS encoding DUF128 domain-containing protein, giving the protein MKEPLKFTNHRIEEYALQVTYNPEENTGKIIYNLSLIKEDDLSFALAMLKDAHRTGLMVSDRIRVAEPGEDIGDYTVPDHAHAICTMCSITLDALLLQRGVPLNPIGGGVVEIDRHEPRRFISMLLYKDTTLDPLEVLISQDITSIRSVMKHGSGNILANMRECHMEAEPLVGTVLDELTASGFSGILDVGAPNVPLLGVPVSPQYLGVTMVGGTNAMAAIKEAGRWVVTRALKGLIDIDEMGYLDDY; this is encoded by the coding sequence ATGAAAGAACCGCTGAAATTCACCAACCACCGCATCGAGGAGTACGCCCTCCAGGTGACCTACAACCCCGAGGAGAACACCGGGAAGATCATCTACAACCTCTCGCTCATCAAAGAGGACGACCTCTCCTTTGCGCTTGCGATGCTCAAAGACGCCCACCGAACCGGGCTCATGGTCAGCGACCGGATCCGGGTCGCGGAGCCCGGCGAAGATATAGGGGACTACACCGTCCCCGACCACGCCCACGCGATCTGCACCATGTGCAGCATCACCCTCGACGCCCTGCTGCTCCAGCGCGGCGTGCCGCTCAACCCCATCGGCGGCGGCGTGGTCGAGATCGACCGGCACGAACCGCGCCGGTTCATCAGCATGCTCCTCTACAAGGACACGACGCTCGATCCCCTTGAGGTGCTCATCTCCCAGGACATCACCTCCATCCGGAGCGTCATGAAGCACGGCAGCGGGAATATCCTCGCGAACATGCGCGAATGCCACATGGAGGCCGAACCGCTCGTCGGAACCGTCCTCGACGAACTCACCGCCAGCGGGTTTTCCGGCATCCTCGACGTCGGCGCCCCGAACGTCCCGCTCCTCGGCGTCCCGGTCAGCCCGCAGTACCTCGGCGTGACGATGGTCGGCGGCACCAACGCCATGGCGGCGATAAAAGAGGCGGGGCGCTGGGTCGTCACCCGTGCGCTCAAAGGGCTGATCGATATCGACGAGATGGGCTACCTCGACGACTACTGA
- a CDS encoding IS5 family transposase has translation MFDGYQGYSSKKGGSTGYDGYKKVKGSKLSALVDQNGLPLACTVFPANIHDSRLYEPTLEAFTIPDVQDHPTIISADAAYDSREIRQYNRERRIRSNIPVNRRSRKYPKRGRPFWFDPELYKKRSAVERFFSWIEAFKKVVPRYERYEYSFLGLIYLACAMMLWRVMG, from the coding sequence CTGTTCGACGGATACCAAGGATATTCAAGCAAAAAAGGGGGATCGACCGGTTATGATGGCTATAAGAAAGTAAAAGGGAGTAAACTGAGCGCTTTGGTCGATCAGAATGGTCTTCCCCTCGCCTGCACCGTTTTCCCAGCAAATATCCACGATTCACGACTCTACGAACCAACTCTCGAAGCATTCACGATTCCAGACGTCCAAGATCATCCCACTATCATCTCGGCAGATGCAGCTTACGATTCCCGGGAGATTCGCCAGTACAATCGAGAACGAAGAATCAGGAGCAATATTCCCGTGAATCGAAGATCAAGGAAATATCCCAAGCGGGGAAGGCCATTCTGGTTTGATCCGGAATTGTATAAAAAGCGCAGTGCTGTTGAACGATTTTTCAGCTGGATAGAGGCATTTAAGAAGGTCGTTCCACGATATGAGCGATATGAATACTCATTCTTGGGACTCATCTACCTGGCATGTGCAATGATGCTCTGGAGAGTTATGGGATGA
- a CDS encoding transposase: MAFREIDDDLWAIIEPHLPAQKPHIGRPRTDHRAMFNGILFVLTTGCTWSDVPRQYGTKSTVHRFHLYLAEHGIYQDIFLDLLRAGYILQKIDLGHCSTDTKDIQAKKGDRPVMMAIRK, from the coding sequence ATGGCCTTCCGGGAAATCGACGATGATCTCTGGGCAATCATCGAGCCGCATCTCCCCGCTCAGAAACCCCATATTGGACGTCCGCGAACCGACCATCGTGCCATGTTCAACGGTATTCTCTTTGTCCTGACCACCGGCTGTACCTGGAGCGATGTTCCTCGGCAATACGGCACGAAATCGACGGTACACCGCTTTCACCTCTATCTTGCTGAGCACGGCATCTATCAGGACATTTTCCTTGACCTTCTCCGCGCCGGCTATATCCTTCAGAAAATCGATTTAGGGCACTGTTCGACGGATACCAAGGATATTCAAGCAAAAAAGGGGGATCGACCGGTTATGATGGCTATAAGAAAGTAA
- a CDS encoding P-loop NTPase fold protein, translating to MYSDSPTKGAKHFNFERYIEGISEIILNKDNETPFSIAVNGRWGTGKTSLMKTLREELINRCKKGDDDYRKIRTVWFNAWKYPETDVLLAALSLEIHEQLSNNCDRLETGDFFKKTERWIHELIDTDRVRTEVVIQDFVSTSLSAIGIFSGMGSLSGLSPNYEKWVKKPIYKENPSFYNEFSRYLRCVLRRYICGEEYDDGDFDDRDGVLVIFIDDLDRCPPGVVTNILESINLFFDQKGCVFVLGMDINLISRAVDSRYKQLGLEGGHSFSGREYIKKMIQLEFNLPAISRQGVKDFIEKELLVGELIQEYEELIVNGLDSNPREIKRFFNTLSLMSALGNGIEKEILIKWVLLNFYSEPFVREIKSNFDLLLYLQEYAREAEGKDADVLSRLPENIHTLFNSFKSDGKTQLILRTGDKIFTDFNLGKCIFLSTVASENFSSPKSDKQSGNGTEENTYMSLTITISGTGVAFTGEELSITGTCTASNTLYLFIIGPNLPPAGTSLENLTDPVIHGNEDTFTRIPVGNDQTWEYKWETSTIAKHLTGGTYTIYAVSQPYDKEQLHVDYQKRPTYSTQSLVIRVPYITGSLSASAVAQGNAIRITGTAEGNPSQIYVWTFGPYCAIRDPVGVRSSGEYQYTLGGAKTRAMNPGTYFVIIQHPNTNSEPDVFEESGYIKSRYDPTDSHQILNNDPKGSALALIDFLTSPQCSDIYTKLTFIVEKPWLSIDQFEDKRVDKSQMSIVTLRGETNLAIGTELLVKVQNMDYSPHLKKQRNRFSGMTATVKVKEGGENNQWECLFDISGLASNRYDIEVECLEMDIRVIDYIIITEGPGS from the coding sequence ATGTATTCAGATAGCCCCACAAAAGGAGCAAAACACTTTAATTTTGAAAGATATATCGAGGGAATTTCGGAAATCATACTGAATAAAGATAATGAAACTCCTTTCTCTATAGCAGTAAATGGACGATGGGGAACTGGGAAAACCTCGCTGATGAAAACCCTCCGTGAAGAGTTGATTAATAGATGTAAAAAAGGCGACGATGATTACAGGAAAATCAGAACAGTATGGTTTAACGCATGGAAATATCCCGAAACCGACGTACTTCTCGCCGCATTATCACTTGAAATTCATGAGCAACTTTCAAATAATTGCGACCGACTTGAGACAGGAGATTTCTTTAAGAAAACGGAAAGATGGATCCACGAACTCATAGACACGGATCGCGTTAGAACCGAAGTGGTAATCCAAGACTTTGTCAGTACTTCACTATCCGCTATCGGAATTTTCAGCGGAATGGGATCCCTTTCAGGACTCAGCCCTAACTATGAAAAATGGGTCAAGAAGCCGATATATAAAGAAAATCCCTCTTTTTACAATGAGTTTAGCAGATATTTACGATGTGTTCTAAGGCGATACATCTGTGGTGAAGAATACGATGACGGTGATTTTGACGACCGCGATGGTGTTCTCGTAATATTTATTGACGACCTTGATCGGTGTCCCCCAGGCGTGGTCACAAACATTTTAGAATCGATAAATTTATTTTTCGACCAAAAAGGGTGTGTTTTTGTTCTAGGAATGGACATCAACCTGATATCAAGGGCGGTAGATTCACGTTATAAACAGCTTGGGCTTGAAGGTGGTCACAGTTTTTCAGGAAGAGAATATATTAAAAAAATGATTCAATTAGAATTCAATCTCCCCGCAATATCAAGGCAAGGCGTTAAGGATTTTATTGAAAAAGAGTTGTTGGTTGGAGAATTAATTCAAGAATATGAAGAATTAATTGTAAATGGACTGGATAGCAACCCAAGAGAAATCAAGCGGTTTTTCAATACTTTAAGCTTAATGTCTGCTCTTGGGAATGGCATCGAAAAAGAAATACTAATAAAGTGGGTTCTTCTGAACTTTTACTCAGAGCCATTCGTACGCGAAATAAAATCAAATTTCGACCTCCTCCTATATTTGCAAGAGTATGCAAGAGAAGCTGAAGGCAAGGATGCAGATGTGTTGTCCAGATTGCCAGAAAATATCCATACACTATTTAATAGTTTCAAGAGCGATGGCAAGACCCAACTGATTTTGCGAACCGGTGATAAGATTTTCACAGACTTCAATCTTGGAAAATGCATTTTTCTAAGTACGGTAGCATCTGAGAACTTTTCTTCACCAAAAAGCGACAAGCAAAGCGGCAATGGCACAGAAGAGAACACGTACATGAGCCTCACCATAACCATTTCCGGAACTGGTGTAGCGTTTACCGGAGAAGAATTATCAATTACAGGCACGTGCACGGCAAGTAACACTCTATATCTGTTTATTATTGGACCAAATCTTCCGCCGGCAGGAACAAGCCTTGAAAACTTAACTGACCCTGTAATTCACGGCAATGAGGATACTTTCACTAGAATTCCTGTGGGTAATGATCAGACTTGGGAATATAAGTGGGAAACATCCACCATCGCCAAACATCTAACGGGAGGAACTTACACAATCTATGCTGTTTCCCAGCCATATGATAAAGAGCAGCTCCATGTCGATTATCAAAAGCGTCCTACTTATTCTACACAATCGTTGGTTATAAGAGTCCCCTATATTACAGGTTCACTTAGTGCATCAGCAGTAGCGCAGGGAAATGCAATAAGGATAACTGGTACCGCTGAAGGCAACCCTTCTCAAATCTACGTATGGACATTTGGACCATATTGTGCAATCAGAGACCCAGTTGGCGTTAGATCTAGTGGCGAATACCAATACACTCTAGGTGGTGCGAAAACACGTGCAATGAATCCGGGTACTTATTTTGTTATAATTCAACATCCAAACACGAACTCAGAACCGGATGTCTTTGAAGAATCCGGGTACATAAAATCTCGATATGATCCAACGGATTCGCATCAGATTTTAAATAATGACCCAAAAGGATCTGCTCTTGCTTTGATTGATTTCCTAACAAGCCCCCAGTGTAGCGATATTTATACAAAACTAACTTTTATTGTGGAAAAACCCTGGCTTTCAATTGATCAATTTGAGGACAAAAGGGTAGATAAGAGTCAAATGAGCATAGTAACATTGAGGGGAGAGACAAATTTAGCCATTGGCACAGAGCTTCTTGTAAAAGTACAAAACATGGATTATTCCCCTCATTTGAAAAAACAGCGTAACAGATTCTCTGGCATGACAGCAACTGTCAAAGTTAAAGAAGGCGGAGAGAACAATCAATGGGAATGCTTATTCGATATTTCGGGGCTTGCTTCAAATCGGTATGATATTGAGGTAGAATGTTTAGAGATGGATATCCGTGTCATAGATTACATCATCATTACCGAGGGACCGGGAAGCTGA
- a CDS encoding type II restriction enzyme: MGKNDEAWKSVFENLNLLEQINSKGFVYITADELKGNSGDRREPRLMAKQDTQSSRPAIFKQHDLSIFPVDNGRYIIFKDNSLKSYYSYESSLDDVLITEYVPKPDIHNFKTLQLGTISSESQAIDYAYLISLIKTFTGESELFLTIRGRLRSNEFDFHLPNCDHCVSVSGVQIEVDAGFESPDKVYVLETKIGKRDDFHIRQLYYPYRDWSIRTDKEVIPLFVIYTNGIFYLTEFKFGDAFGELQVVKCRGFVINEPLKQMLNLNELIRTLSVADSEPHDVPYPQANDLDKVIDIVTRFDDNLNTKDLIALSFEFDERQGDYYANAAIYLGFLKRDDDEEKRFDLTPLGEELRRCSNRTQRNLLLLKQILAKPTFNVLMRDLIQRDCNLDRLDKNHIAEVIRENTTLSGQTVGRRASTVKRWLHWICDNIEFQTG; this comes from the coding sequence ATGGGAAAAAACGATGAGGCTTGGAAGAGCGTCTTTGAAAACCTCAATCTTCTCGAACAAATAAATAGTAAGGGTTTTGTCTACATCACGGCCGATGAGCTCAAAGGGAACAGTGGTGATCGCCGCGAACCTCGTCTGATGGCAAAGCAGGATACCCAGAGTTCGCGGCCGGCTATCTTTAAGCAGCATGACCTTTCAATCTTCCCCGTTGATAATGGCCGATACATTATTTTCAAAGATAACAGCCTGAAAAGTTACTATTCGTATGAATCGTCACTGGATGATGTTCTCATTACCGAATACGTCCCAAAACCCGATATTCATAACTTTAAAACGCTCCAGCTAGGCACGATCTCAAGCGAATCGCAGGCTATCGACTACGCCTATCTCATATCCCTGATTAAGACATTCACAGGTGAATCAGAGTTATTTCTGACGATTCGTGGAAGACTGCGTTCAAACGAGTTTGATTTCCATCTCCCAAACTGCGATCACTGTGTCAGTGTCTCGGGTGTGCAGATCGAGGTGGACGCCGGCTTTGAGAGCCCGGACAAGGTCTATGTCCTGGAAACGAAGATCGGGAAGCGGGATGATTTCCACATCCGGCAGCTCTACTACCCGTATCGGGATTGGTCGATCAGAACGGATAAAGAAGTTATCCCACTGTTTGTTATCTATACAAACGGAATCTTTTATCTAACGGAGTTCAAGTTTGGGGATGCCTTTGGCGAGTTACAGGTTGTAAAGTGCCGGGGTTTCGTCATTAACGAACCCCTCAAGCAGATGCTCAATCTCAACGAGTTGATCAGAACCCTCTCGGTCGCCGACAGCGAGCCTCACGACGTTCCGTATCCACAGGCAAACGACCTTGACAAAGTCATAGACATTGTGACCCGGTTTGATGACAACCTCAATACAAAAGATCTCATCGCCCTTTCTTTCGAGTTTGATGAACGGCAAGGCGATTATTATGCTAACGCTGCAATTTATCTCGGCTTTCTGAAGCGTGACGATGACGAGGAGAAGAGGTTTGATCTCACTCCCCTTGGGGAGGAGTTGCGCCGTTGCAGCAACCGGACCCAGAGAAACTTGCTGTTGCTGAAGCAGATTCTGGCAAAGCCGACCTTCAATGTCCTGATGCGGGATCTGATTCAACGGGATTGTAACCTTGACAGGCTGGACAAAAACCACATTGCAGAAGTCATCCGTGAGAACACCACACTATCCGGCCAGACGGTAGGAAGGAGAGCTTCGACCGTGAAACGCTGGCTCCACTGGATCTGCGACAACATAGAGTTCCAAACCGGGTAA
- a CDS encoding DNA adenine methylase has protein sequence MKTQNAKPFLKWAGGKGQLLKEFEIRLPEEVRKGLTNTYVEPFVGGGAVYFYINNQYQFDECHIFDVNEELVLAYTVVKHDVEELIEILKDVETTYLQLDTEKRQEYFYEIRNKYNEFKTSIQPQKYNKAWIRRAADLIFLNKTCFNGLFRVNSKGEFNVPFGRHKKPQILNQEILRNDSALLENTSIHLGDFSDCARYVDEKTFVYFDPPYRPLNQTSSFTSYSKDRFGDEDQKRLAGFFHELDAKGAKLMLSNSDPKNEDPNDHFFEDLYPEYTIDRVSARRAINCNGERRGEINELIITNYKTERNDLSVF, from the coding sequence ATGAAAACTCAGAATGCCAAGCCTTTTTTGAAGTGGGCTGGTGGAAAAGGCCAATTACTCAAGGAATTTGAGATTAGACTCCCGGAAGAGGTGAGAAAAGGCCTTACCAATACATATGTCGAACCATTTGTGGGCGGGGGAGCCGTATACTTCTATATCAATAATCAATACCAGTTTGACGAATGCCACATTTTTGACGTAAATGAAGAGCTCGTACTCGCGTATACTGTTGTCAAGCATGATGTTGAGGAACTCATTGAGATCCTAAAGGACGTAGAAACCACATACCTGCAGCTGGATACCGAAAAACGGCAGGAGTACTTCTACGAAATCCGCAACAAGTATAATGAGTTCAAAACCTCGATTCAGCCGCAGAAGTACAACAAAGCATGGATCCGGAGAGCAGCAGATCTCATCTTCCTGAACAAGACCTGCTTCAACGGTTTGTTCCGGGTCAACTCAAAGGGCGAGTTCAACGTTCCCTTTGGTCGACATAAAAAGCCCCAGATACTGAATCAGGAAATATTGCGGAACGATTCTGCTCTCCTCGAAAACACAAGCATCCATCTCGGTGATTTTTCAGACTGTGCTCGGTACGTTGATGAAAAGACGTTCGTTTACTTTGACCCGCCATACCGGCCACTGAACCAGACATCAAGTTTTACCTCATACTCCAAAGACAGATTCGGAGACGAAGACCAGAAACGCCTCGCCGGATTCTTCCACGAACTTGACGCAAAAGGGGCAAAGTTGATGCTGAGCAACTCGGATCCGAAAAATGAAGATCCGAATGATCACTTCTTTGAAGACCTCTATCCGGAGTATACCATCGATCGGGTCTCCGCCCGCCGTGCAATAAACTGTAACGGAGAGCGACGGGGCGAAATCAATGAATTAATAATTACAAATTACAAAACCGAAAGAAACGACCTTTCGGTGTTCTAA
- a CDS encoding FAD-dependent oxidoreductase: MIVVIGGGPAGRIAAMRLAEAGREVRLVEKRAIGGQCLHDRCMVVCALADAARLVERSRRMHDLGIFDAAPRVSFPAMMTRMREIQTKLGTVLDVETRKADVEILYGAEGRLEGRTAYIDDEPAPAEAVVAATGSRTALPSIPGTDLPGVYTYETFRELPDLPARIAVIGGGTVGAEFARIFRAFGSEVHLIARSSLLKEIDGRFRTAVLRDLAGVAIHENARVLSIEGGGRVRSVEMQTANGDTGLAVDAVFLATGLAPRSELLQGIRKDPLGNVIVDDHMRTSVPGVYAAGDVIGPPYLTPVARREGVVAADNILGRDVAMDYATVPQALELGYEFASVSAPGDDGLALSSPAPAGPGSFWDVASGWTGMAEIRVDPATGRIVGAAAAAPGASLLISYLGFLMRRGITVEEFDTFAEIHPSTDGIYWLNRYAAELLRKERKEDL; this comes from the coding sequence ATGATCGTCGTTATCGGTGGCGGGCCTGCCGGGCGGATCGCGGCGATGCGGCTTGCAGAGGCCGGCCGCGAGGTCAGGCTCGTCGAAAAGCGGGCGATCGGAGGGCAGTGCCTTCACGACCGGTGCATGGTCGTCTGCGCCCTTGCCGATGCGGCGAGGCTCGTCGAGCGCTCGCGGCGGATGCACGACCTCGGTATCTTCGATGCCGCGCCGCGGGTCTCGTTCCCGGCGATGATGACCCGGATGCGTGAGATCCAGACGAAACTCGGCACCGTCCTCGACGTGGAGACCCGGAAAGCCGACGTCGAGATCCTCTACGGCGCCGAAGGACGCCTCGAGGGGCGGACGGCCTACATCGACGACGAACCCGCACCTGCGGAGGCCGTCGTCGCGGCGACCGGGTCACGGACGGCGCTCCCGAGCATCCCCGGCACCGACCTTCCCGGCGTCTACACCTACGAAACCTTCCGGGAGCTCCCGGACCTACCCGCCCGGATCGCGGTCATCGGGGGCGGCACTGTCGGTGCGGAGTTCGCCCGGATCTTCCGGGCGTTCGGCTCTGAAGTGCACCTGATCGCCAGGAGCTCACTCTTAAAAGAGATCGACGGGCGGTTTCGCACCGCCGTCCTCCGCGACCTCGCCGGGGTCGCCATCCACGAAAACGCCCGGGTGCTCTCGATCGAGGGCGGCGGACGCGTCCGGTCGGTGGAGATGCAGACGGCAAACGGCGATACCGGGCTTGCGGTCGACGCCGTCTTCCTTGCGACCGGCCTTGCCCCCCGCTCCGAGCTCCTGCAGGGCATCCGGAAAGACCCACTCGGCAACGTAATCGTGGACGACCACATGCGGACGAGCGTGCCGGGTGTCTACGCGGCGGGTGACGTCATCGGCCCGCCCTACTTAACGCCCGTAGCCCGGCGGGAGGGGGTCGTCGCCGCCGACAACATCCTCGGGCGCGACGTCGCCATGGACTACGCCACCGTCCCGCAGGCTCTCGAGCTCGGGTACGAGTTCGCCTCCGTATCGGCGCCGGGAGACGACGGGCTCGCCCTCTCCTCGCCTGCTCCCGCCGGGCCGGGATCGTTCTGGGACGTCGCTTCGGGCTGGACCGGGATGGCGGAGATCCGGGTCGACCCCGCGACCGGCCGGATCGTCGGCGCCGCTGCGGCGGCACCCGGAGCCTCGCTCTTAATCTCCTACCTCGGTTTCCTGATGCGGCGGGGTATCACCGTCGAGGAGTTCGACACCTTCGCCGAGATTCACCCGTCGACCGATGGGATCTACTGGCTCAACCGCTACGCCGCCGAGTTGCTCCGAAAAGAGAGAAAAGAAGATCTCTGA
- a CDS encoding putative manganese-dependent inorganic diphosphatase, whose amino-acid sequence MTTIYIIGHKQPDTDSICSVIGYAELLNQTESDTYVAARCGEVNAETRFALARFDAKPPLYIANIEPTVSDIPLDTRSVQADVPTIDVAAMMDTYDMRNMPITDEAGTLLGLVSEYGLARSYVRKNPHEQLSLIPMKLETLARILDARIITAERPTLGEGRVYTVIDALHVTLSRMTPDDIAIVGDNEPAQLALISAGIAAMIIAEGAPVGERVIKAAQARCVSMIATTLDAFSVGKMISLSLPAEMIMEKTDLPIVRMEDSLEYAKQVVSNSKFRTACAVGEGEKHIGLVSRTTLMQSVQKSVILLDHNEYSQAVDGIETADILEIVDHHRLGAISTLKPVKFLNDPVGSTSTIITNKFIEAGIEPSPAAAGLLLSGILSDTMVMKLSTTTTADTRAARYLADLTGIDPVAFGTELVGKGMELGSLSPEELLTRDMKRYNLFGKSVMIAQVMVSTFEYSEQNADLIRQSLERLRSATGTDCFLALFTNVFENASDLFAAGEDACLTKLALRDQPVRLEGVMSRKKDFLPQFGQMFRNL is encoded by the coding sequence CTGACTACGATCTACATCATCGGACACAAGCAGCCGGATACCGATAGTATCTGCAGTGTCATCGGCTATGCGGAGCTCCTGAACCAGACGGAGTCCGATACCTACGTCGCTGCCCGGTGCGGCGAGGTGAACGCCGAGACCCGTTTCGCCCTCGCGAGGTTCGACGCAAAGCCCCCGCTCTATATCGCGAACATCGAGCCGACGGTATCGGATATTCCGCTCGATACCCGGAGCGTCCAGGCGGACGTGCCGACGATCGACGTCGCCGCCATGATGGATACCTACGATATGCGGAATATGCCGATCACCGACGAAGCAGGCACCCTCCTCGGCCTCGTCAGCGAGTACGGTCTCGCCCGGTCGTACGTCCGGAAGAACCCCCACGAGCAGCTCTCGCTGATCCCGATGAAACTCGAGACCCTCGCCCGGATCCTCGACGCCCGGATCATCACCGCCGAGCGCCCGACGCTCGGCGAAGGCCGGGTCTACACCGTCATCGACGCATTGCACGTCACCCTCTCCCGGATGACGCCGGACGATATCGCGATCGTCGGCGACAACGAACCCGCTCAGCTCGCCCTGATATCGGCCGGGATCGCCGCGATGATCATCGCCGAAGGAGCGCCCGTCGGCGAGCGGGTGATCAAGGCCGCCCAGGCACGCTGCGTCTCGATGATCGCAACCACCCTCGACGCCTTCTCGGTCGGGAAGATGATCAGCCTCTCGCTCCCGGCGGAGATGATCATGGAGAAGACCGACCTTCCCATCGTGCGGATGGAAGACTCGCTCGAGTACGCGAAGCAGGTCGTCTCGAACTCGAAGTTCAGGACGGCCTGCGCCGTCGGCGAAGGGGAGAAGCATATCGGGCTCGTCTCCCGGACGACGCTGATGCAGTCGGTGCAGAAGTCCGTGATCCTCCTCGACCACAACGAGTACTCCCAGGCCGTCGACGGGATCGAGACCGCCGATATCCTCGAGATCGTCGACCACCACCGGCTCGGCGCGATATCGACCCTAAAGCCGGTGAAGTTCCTCAACGACCCCGTCGGGTCGACCTCGACGATCATCACGAATAAGTTCATCGAGGCGGGGATAGAGCCCTCCCCTGCCGCGGCAGGCCTCCTTCTCTCCGGTATCCTCTCCGATACGATGGTGATGAAACTCTCGACGACGACAACGGCGGATACGCGGGCCGCCCGGTACCTCGCCGACCTTACCGGGATCGATCCGGTCGCGTTCGGCACCGAACTCGTCGGGAAAGGGATGGAACTCGGGTCGCTGTCGCCGGAGGAACTCCTCACCCGGGATATGAAGCGCTACAACCTCTTCGGGAAGAGCGTGATGATCGCGCAGGTGATGGTCTCGACCTTCGAGTACTCTGAGCAGAACGCCGATCTGATCCGGCAGAGCCTGGAACGGCTCCGGAGCGCCACCGGCACCGACTGTTTCCTCGCGCTCTTCACGAACGTCTTTGAGAACGCGAGCGATCTCTTCGCCGCCGGCGAAGACGCCTGCCTCACGAAGCTCGCCCTTCGCGACCAGCCGGTGCGCCTCGAAGGCGTCATGTCCCGGAAAAAAGATTTCCTGCCCCAGTTCGGGCAGATGTTCAGGAATCTCTGA